The DNA region CTTCTTCGGGGGCGTCTCCGTTCGGGGAGAAGAGGCCGCCTCCTAAAAGAAAAGACCCCTCAAACACGGCTTCGTGTTCGTGGGGAAGGAGGCGGCGTACCCTGTTCAGGGCATGGAGCGAGTATAGCACGACTCCTTGCGGGTGTGACGTGACGGCCCGTGCAGACGGGGGAGGACGCGCCTTCTTACGCTGACCGTGTTGACCGCCTGCCTCAGCCCGCGCCCCCAGGAGGTGCCTCCCCATGATCCGCCCCATGCAAGCGACCGACGCCCCCGACGTGCTCGCCCTGCTCTCCTGGATGGACGACGCGCCCGAGCGCGAGGTCTTCGCCCCCGATGCCCGCGACGCCGCCGCCCTCCACGACGAGTGCGAGGACCGGGTGTGCCTCGTCGCCGAAGGGGTGGACGGCGCGGTGCAGGGCTACTGCGCCCTCGCCCCCTTCCGTGACGGCCTCGTGCTGGAGGGGCCGCTCGGCACCGGCGAGCTGCACGGGCTGCTGCTGCGGGCGGTGGAGCGCACGGACGGCCTGCCCGTCTACGCCTTCAGCGCTCGGGACAACCTCGCCGTGCGCGAGGTGCTGGAGGCGGCGGGGTTCACGGCGATGCACACCACCGACTTCTACACGGGCCGCGCCGACCACCTCGCCCGCTCGGCCCGCGTGCCGACCGGGTACACCACCGAGACGGCCCTCGCCCCGCAGGAGTACCGCGCGCTCTTCCGCGCCGCCGAGGACGGCTGGTCGGGAAGGCTCGACTGGACGGACGCCGAGTTGCGGACGCACTTCGCGCGGGACGACGTGCGGCTCGTCGCCCTGCGCCGGGGCGGGCGGGCGGTGGGGTTTGCCGAACTCGAACTCAACGCCGAGGCCGCCCGCGCCGACCTCACCTACGTCGCCGTCCACCCCGCCGACCGGGGGCAGGGGCTGGGGCGCGTCCTGCTGGGGCTCGCCGCCGCCGAGGCCGCCGCGCACCCCGAGGTCCGCACCCTGCGGGCCCGCGCCCACGACCACGCCCGCCCGGCCCGCGCCCTGTACGCCCGCGCGGGGCTGACCCACTGCCGCTCCGTGGTGACCTACCTGCGCGACGACACCGAGGGGGAACCGTAGCCGGGTGGTGGGGTGGGCGCTGTGGGCCCTGAGGAGGAGGGCGGCACAATCCCTGCGGGCCCTGCGCGCTAGCCTCTGGCGCATGGGGAAACGTGACCGCCTCGCCGTCCGCACCGCCTACGTCACGCTGCGCGACCTGCCCGGCTCGCGGGTGATGTTCTGGGTGGTGGACGAGTGTCCGTACTGCGGCGGGCGGCACTTCCACCCCGCCGGGAACCTCCGCACCGCCGACCCCGGCGAGCGTCTGGGCGAGCAGCCCGCGATGTGCGACCCCGGCCTGACCTACGAACTCGCCCTGCCGCCTCGCCCCCGCAAGAAGGGCGGCAAGCAGGAGCGCCGCAAGGAGAGGCGCGAGGGCAAGCGGGACGGGCTGGACGAGGAGTATTAGGGCGGCAAAGGGGAGGCGGGCGCAGAGGTGGAAGGCTGCGCCCGCTTCTTTTGTCAATGCTGGTGCCCGCCCATCTCCATACCGTCCATTCCTCCGCCGTCCCCTGCCGGAGCCGGGAGGGGCTGCGCGTCGCGGTCGGCGAGAAGCTGCGTCATGAGCTTGATCTCGCCCCCCTGCGCCGCGTGAATCTGCCGGGCAAGGGCCTGGACCTCGGGCCGGACACCGCCGCCCAGGGCGGGTTTCAGCATCTCCAACGCTCCCTGGTGGTGGCGGATCATGAGTTGCAGGAATGTCTTCTCCGCCTGCGGGACGGGTGGGGTGTCGAGGCTGTTCAGCTCGGCGGGCGTCGCCATTCCCATCATCCGGGCGTGTTCCGCCGTCATGCCCTGGCCGCCCCAGGGCAGGCCCCAGAGGGTGAGCCAGCCGCGCATCTGCCCGATCTGCTCCTGCTGCGAGAGCATGATGTCGAGGGCGAGGGAGCGCAGGGTGGGATCGTCGCTGCGGTCGCGGATGCGGGTCGCCATGTCCACCGCCTGCGCGTGGTGCTGGATCATCTCGCGCACGAAGCGGACCTCGGTGCTGCCCTCGCGCGGGGTGGCGAGCCGGGGCAGGGCCAGGACCGCCAACAGGCCGAGGACGGCGAGCACAAGCAGGGCGAGGAGGCCGGGGCGGAGCTTCATGGGGCGAGTATAGGAAGGGGGGATGAGGCGAAAGGTCCTCAGCCCTCCGGCGCTTCCGGGCCTGCCCGCCCATCCAGAAGGCCGTCTAGAAGGATGGTCCAAGGCTCGACCCGCCCGGTGACCAGGAACCCCGCCGCGTTCCAAGGGTCGGCGGCGAGGCGGGCGTGGACGGCTGCCCCGCTTCGTGCCCGGACCACGAGCAGAATCTCCTCACCCGGCCCCAGGGGACCGCCCAGCACCACAAACCCTCGGGTTGTGAGCGCGTCCATGAAGGCGGCATGTTCCTCCCACAGGGCCTGCTGTCGCATGGGCAGTGCAGCGTTCCAGGCCGTCCCCCTGAACCGCCAGACTGCGAAGAAGGTCGGCACGCGGTCAGCGTACCCTGCGGGGAAAGGGCGACCGCGTTCGGTTACAGTGGCCCGCGTGACGCTGGGGGAGCGGGGGCGTGGGGTGCTGGGTGGTGCGGCGGTCGGCGGTGCCGTCGCCGTCCTCGCCGCGTTTCTGGGAGAAATACGGGCGTCCGTCCCCCTGCTGCTGGCCCTCCTGGCAGCCGGAATGCTCGGGGGGGCCTTTTCCAGAACGCGGCGGGTGCTGAACATGGGCGCGGGGGTCCTCGCCCTGTCCCTGGTCCCGTGCCTGGTCACGCCGGTCCTGCGCGGGCCCCTCGCGGCGCTGGCGGTGAACCAGGCCCCGACGCGCGCCGACGCCATCGTGGTGCTCGGCGGCGGGGTGCAGTGCCGGTCGCGCACGCCGGAGACGACCAGCCTCATCCGGCTGCTGCGGGGCCTCGAACTGTGGCGGGCCGGGTACGCTCCCGTCCTCACCGTGTCCGAACAGTCCGGCCGGATCGGGCCGGGCGACTGCGTGAAGCTCAGCGATCTGGAACGTGCCCAGATTACCGCCTTGTACCCGGCAGGCGGGCCGGAGGTCCTCACCCTGCGCCGCGTGACCACCACCCGGGACGAGGCGGCCCGGGTGCGCGATCTCGCCCGGGCGCGGGGGTGGTCGCGGGTGCTCCTGGTGACCTCACCGTGGCACTCCCGCCGGGCGCTCGGCCTCTTCCGGGCGCAGGGCGTGGGGGCCGTGAGCGTGAACGCGCCCGAGACCCGCTTCGACCTCACGCTGCCCACCCCCGCCGACCGTCTCGCCGCCGCGCGGGTGCTCGCCTACGAGGGGCTGTCGCGGCTCAAGGCGGCGCTCGGGGGCACGCCGGAGCGGTGGCGCTCCACAATCCACCCTTCCCCGTCCTCTACACTGACGTGTTATGAGCTTCCCGGAAATCACGGTTATCGGCGCGGGGCTCGCGGGGTCGCAGGCGGCGCTCGCGGCGGCTTCCCTGGGAGTGCGGGCGCGCCTCCATGAGATGCGGCCCGTCAGGATGACGCCCGCCCACCGTTCGGGGAACTTCGCGGAACTCGTGTGCTCCAATTCCCTGGGCGGCGAGGGTGAGATGCAGGCGAAGGGCCTCCTCCAGGCCGAACTCCGCAGCGTGGGCGGCGAGATCCTCCTCTCGGCGGACGCCTCCCGCCTCCCCGCCGGGAACGCCCTCGCGGTCGAGCGCGAGGAGTTCAGCGCCCGCGTCACCCGCACTGTCCGCGAACATCCCCTCATCGAGGTCGTCGAGGGTGAGATCGAGAAGGTGCCGGAGGGCATCGCCGTGATCGCCTCGGGACCGCTGACATCGGACGCGCTCGCCGCCGACCTCGCCCGCCTGACGGGAAGCGAGCGCCTGAGCTTCTACGACGCCGCCGCGCCCGTGCTCGCCTTCGAGAGCATCGACCTGGACCGGGCGTGGCGGGCCGGGCGCTACGACCAGAGTGCCGACTACATCAACTGCCCCTTCACGAAGGAAGAGTACCTGCGCTTTTTCGGGGCGCTGGAACAGGCCCGCAGTCACACCCCCCACGACTGGGAGAAGCTCGACTTCTTCGAGGGCTGCATGCCCATCGAGGAGATCGCCCGCCGGGGCGTGGACACTCCCCGCTTCGGCCCGATGTCGCCCAAGGGCCTCGACGATCCGCGCACCGGGCGCTGGCCCTACGCTGTCGCCCAGCTTCGTCAGGAGGACCGCGAGGGTCGGCTGTGGTCCCTCGTCGGCTTCCAGACGGGCCTGAAGTGGGGTGACCAGAAGGCGGTCGTGCAGCTCATCCCGGGTCTGGAGAACGCTGAGGTCGTCCGCTACGGGGTCATGCACCGCAACACGTACCTCAACGCGCCGGAGGTGCTGGACTCCACGCTCCAACTCCGCGCCGACCCCGCCAAGTTCGTCGCGGGCGTGCTGGCGGGCACCGAGGGCTATCTGGAGTCGGCGGCGACGGGCTGGCTGGCCGGACTGAACGCCGCGCGTCTCGCTCTCGGTGGGCCGCCCCTCACTCCTCCCGCCGAGTCCATGCTGGGCGGCCTGGTACGCTACCTCGCCTCTGCCAACCCCAGGGGATTCCAGCCCATGAACGTGAACTGGGCGCTCGTGCCCGAACTGCCCGCGCACGAGCCTGGGCCGAACGGCAAGGTCCGCAAGCTCGGCAAGCGGGAGAAACGCCCCGTGATGTTCCGCCGGGGCCTGGACGCCTTCATGGGCTGGGCTCGGGAGGAAGCGGGTCTGACCGTCACCCCGCCCCCGGTGCCCCAGCCCGCGCCCGAGGCGGAGGAGAAGGCCGCGCCCGTCTTGAGGTGAGGGGGGAAGTGGGGGGGATGGCGGGCGTCGCCCAGACGACCCGCCCTTCCCGTCCGGCGACTGCCGGGGCGCGGCGGTAGACTCTTCCCCGATGGAGATCGGGGCGACCGTCGTGGAACGCTACGTGCTGCGCGCCCTGCTGGGGGAGGGCGGCAGCGCGCGGGTGTACCGCGCCCTGGACACCCGCCTCGACCGTGAGGTGGCCGTCAAGGTCCTTCACCCCCACACCTCCGACGCCGAGCGCGCCCGCTTCCTGCGCGAGGTGCGAACGCTCGCGCGGCTGGCCCATCCCGGCGTGGTGCCCGTCCTCGACCTCGGCGAGACGCGGGAGGAGAGCGGGGCGGAGCGGGTCTTCTTCACCATGCCGCTGCTGTCGGGCGGGCCGATCACGGCGCTGGGACCGCTGGAGGACGCCCCCGGCCCCCTCGCGCACTTCCTGACCGCCGCCGCCTTCGCCTCGCGGGCGCTGGCGTACATCCACGCCCACGGGATCGTCCACCGCGACCTGACGCCCGGCAACGTCCTCCTCGACGACGCCCGGCTGCCGCGCATCATGGACTTCGGGCTGGTGGCCCTCTCCGACCACACCCGGCACCTCACCCGCTCGGGCGTGACGCTGGGCACCCCCGCCTACATGGCTCCCGAGCAGGCGCGCGGGGTGGGGGTGGGCCCGCGCAGCGACCTGTACGCGCTGGGGGCGGTGCTCTACCGGGTGGCCTGCGGAAGCCCCCCCTTCGTGGGCGACAGCGACCAGAGCGTTCTCTACCAGCATGTCTACGAGCCGCCGCCCGATCCGCGCGACCTCAACCCCGCCGTGCCCGACGCCGTGGCGAGCGTGCTGCTGGCCCTGCTCGCCAAGGGGCAGGAGGACCGCCCGGGGAGCGGCGAGGCGCTCACGCACCTGTGGGACCTCGCCCGGCGGGACGTGTGGACCCGGCACGCGCGGGGCCAGTACCGGGGGGGCCGGGCCCGCACCGGTGAGCACCCCGACGGCCCAGCCCGGGTGGAGAACCTGCGCGAGGCCTGGAGCGTGGCCCTCCCCGGCGAGGTGACCTGGCCCGCCGCCGTGGTGGGGGAGGGAGACCTCGTGGCGGTGGGGACGCGGGGCGGCCAACTCGTCCTAACCCACGCCTCCGGGCGGCCCTACGCGACCTACGCGGCGCGCGACGAGGTGACGGCCCCGGCGACCTTCACGGGCGGCGCCGTTCTTTACGGGGCGTGGGACGGCTCCCTGCGCCGGGTGCGGCTGGAGGACGGGAGCGAGGGCTGGCGCCACCAGGCGCGGGCGGAATTCACGGGGGCGCCGACCCTCTGGGGCGAACGGGTGCTCGCCACCAGCCGCGACGGGCATCTGCACGCCCTGCACGCGGCGAGCGGCGAACTCGCCTGGGCCTACCGGGCGGCGGGGCCGGTCGCGGCCTCCCCCGTCGTGTGGGCGGGAGCGGCCCTGCTGTGTGACGAGAACGGCTGGCTGCACGCCCTCGACGCGCGGGTGGGGACGCCCATGTGGAAGGTGGAGGTGGGGACGGTCCACGCCACGCCCGCCCTCGCGCCGACCGGGCCGGGGGAGGCCACCCTGGTCATTCCCACCTGGATGGGGGAGGTCCACGCCCTGAGCCTGAGCGCGGCGTCGGGGCGCGCGGCCCTCGTCCAACCCGAGCCGACCCTGTGGACCTACGACGTGGAGGACGAGATCTGGGCCGCCCCGGCGGTGACCGGGGACCTCGCCGTCGTAGCGGGGTGGGGGGGCACCGTGCGGGCCCTGCGGCTCGCGGACGGCGAGGACGTGTGGACCCACACGCTGGAAGGGCGGCTGACGGCCAGCCCCGTGGTGAGCGCCGGACTCGTCTTCCTGGCCTCCGAGGAGGGCGAACTCGTCGCGCTCGACGTGCGCAGCGGCGCCGTGCGCTGGAGCCGCCGCGAGCGCGAGGGGGTCCAGGCCACACCGCTCGCCGCCGGGGGAACGTTGTACGTCGCCTTCATGAACGGCACGTTGCGGGCCTACCGGGAGGGCACGGCGGAGGTGGGCGGCCGGTCCTGACTGGCCCATTTCGAGAGACGGCCCTGACGTTTGTCTCAGGCCGGAAGCGTACACTCCGGGAAGGACGCCGCTCCCCACGCGAAGTTCACGCCACGGAGGAAAGAACATGCCCAACATCGGACCCGGTGAACTCCTCGTCATTCTCCTCATCGCGCTCCTCGTCTTCGGGCCGCGCAAGCTGCCGGAACTCGGCAAGAGCCTCGGCGCGGGCATCCGCGAGTTCCGCCGGGGCACCCAGGGCCTCAAGGAGGAACTGGAGGGCAGCTTCCGCGAGCCGTCCCCCACCCAGCCGGGCGCGCCCTCGCAGACGGTGGTCGTCAGCGCCCCGCCCCAGCCCGTGCAGGTCGTCACCCCCCAGGCTGTGACGCCCCAGAAAGCCACCCCCGCCACCGAAGACCCGCAGCGCGGCTGACCCCGCCTGCCGCGCGCCGCCCCTGCCCAGCGGGGGCGGTGTTTCCGTTGCGGTCTACCCCCATCGTGGGGGGTCAAAAAGGCGCTGTGCGGCGCGAGTTTGCGCGCTGAGGAGGTGAGCCCCTTCGCTACACTGCGCCCGTGATCTTGGAAGAGACGGCGGCAGGGCCCGGGGGCAAGACCCACAGGACGCGGCTCGGGGCGGGCCGACCCCCGGGGGGACGCTGATGCTCGCCCGCGCCCGCAGCGTCGCCTTGATCGGCGTGGACGCCGTGCCCGTCGAGGTCGAGGTGGATGTCAGCCCCGGCCTGCCTGCTTTTACTGTGGTCGGCCTTCCTGACCAGGCGGTCAGTGAGGCGCGCGATGACATTTTCCATTTAACTTGTCAGTGGTCTCCACTTTGCGTTTCATTGCCTTTTGCCCTGGCAGTGGCAGCATAGAGGCTGTGAATCCGAAGAAGCCCTTCTCCATTTGCCGTGTCAGGAGAAAGACGCGGCAACAGATCCGTTCCAGGCAACAGCGTTATGCCGGGCATATTTCCACGCCCCTCCGTTTGCCATGTCAGTAGGGCAGGAGGGGAAGGCCCCCCGCAGGTTGCCCGTCTACCCGAGACCTCTTCCTGACGAGTGGCTCGGCTCCTGGCTGGCTCGCGTTGCCAGGGCCAATGCCCTTCCCGTCGTCCAACTGATGAAGGCCCTGGAACTTCCAGAGCGGGAAGCTCGCCTCTCGGAGCCTGAACTTCAGCGCCTGTCCTGGGCCACGGGGGTGTCTGTCCGGGACCTGATTGGCATGCAGACCCCTCCTGATCCTCTTCGAGATCTGGGTCGGCGGGGCTCCGAGCTTCCACTGCCCTTCCTGGGCGTGCGTTACGTCCAGGTCTGCCCCTCCTGCCTCCTGGGTGATGCTATCCCCTACATTCGCCAGGACTGGGTTCGCCGGAGAGTCGCGGCGTGTCCAGAACACGGGGGGCCGTTGCGTGATGCCTGCCCACACTGTGGCAACCTTGTGCAGGTCACCGAACGAGTTCACCGACAGGTCGGCCGATGGGGTGGCGACCTGCCGAAGCAAGGCCCGCGGGAACACAATGACCTGCGACGGTGCCGTGATTGTTACCTGGACATCGCTACGCCGGACTCAACACCTTTAACCCTCCTCCCCGACATCCCGCAACCCCAGTATCTCCGTTCCTTCAAAATCGTTTCCCCGGAGGTCTGGAAAGGGTTCGTCGAGGGCGTCTGGACAATGATGAACACGTTCCGGGTCGACCAGATGCTTGAGCCGGGACTGCTTCCCATCAGGCCGGTGGAACGTAACACCCGCAGCCCACACGCCACCTCGACGAGGTTCGCTGCACAACGCCTCACGGCCTGGGTTCTGGGAAATCAGGATGACGGCTTCCACTCCTTCTCCCACCGCCTGCGGACGACGGCAGCTACCCTGCAGGCGCTGATCATCAAGCCCAACCTCACCCCAAACCGGCGCTTGATGTACCTCGTCTGGCTGACCGGACGTCTGGTCGACGATCCACCGACCGAGGTCCTCATGCACTGGCCCGCGCTCGTGCAGCACCTGAGTGACCGGCTGCTCCAGGACAGGCCAGGGCCACCCGCCCCCTCGCTGCCGATCACGCTCACGACCGAGCAGTGGGAACAGATGCAGCCCACCCTCTTGCTCAGCCCGCCCATTGCAGGAATCGATCCCCGAGAGGTATTTGAATTCCTGCTTTACCGGGCAGCGCTGAGTCTTCGCAACGCGCGCATGGATCTGGAGACGAGCGAGCTTACAAACAAAGTCAGGCAGGTCAAACTCTGGAGTCGATCCGGCCAGCTTGGCGTGGCCCTGGGTGTCATGCACGCACATCTGCGTGAGCACATCACACCGCAGCAATCGC from Deinococcus aetherius includes:
- a CDS encoding GNAT family N-acetyltransferase, with translation MIRPMQATDAPDVLALLSWMDDAPEREVFAPDARDAAALHDECEDRVCLVAEGVDGAVQGYCALAPFRDGLVLEGPLGTGELHGLLLRAVERTDGLPVYAFSARDNLAVREVLEAAGFTAMHTTDFYTGRADHLARSARVPTGYTTETALAPQEYRALFRAAEDGWSGRLDWTDAELRTHFARDDVRLVALRRGGRAVGFAELELNAEAARADLTYVAVHPADRGQGLGRVLLGLAAAEAAAHPEVRTLRARAHDHARPARALYARAGLTHCRSVVTYLRDDTEGEP
- a CDS encoding DUF305 domain-containing protein, with the protein product MKLRPGLLALLVLAVLGLLAVLALPRLATPREGSTEVRFVREMIQHHAQAVDMATRIRDRSDDPTLRSLALDIMLSQQEQIGQMRGWLTLWGLPWGGQGMTAEHARMMGMATPAELNSLDTPPVPQAEKTFLQLMIRHHQGALEMLKPALGGGVRPEVQALARQIHAAQGGEIKLMTQLLADRDAQPLPAPAGDGGGMDGMEMGGHQH
- a CDS encoding YciI family protein, which encodes MPTFFAVWRFRGTAWNAALPMRQQALWEEHAAFMDALTTRGFVVLGGPLGPGEEILLVVRARSGAAVHARLAADPWNAAGFLVTGRVEPWTILLDGLLDGRAGPEAPEG
- a CDS encoding YdcF family protein, with the protein product MTLGERGRGVLGGAAVGGAVAVLAAFLGEIRASVPLLLALLAAGMLGGAFSRTRRVLNMGAGVLALSLVPCLVTPVLRGPLAALAVNQAPTRADAIVVLGGGVQCRSRTPETTSLIRLLRGLELWRAGYAPVLTVSEQSGRIGPGDCVKLSDLERAQITALYPAGGPEVLTLRRVTTTRDEAARVRDLARARGWSRVLLVTSPWHSRRALGLFRAQGVGAVSVNAPETRFDLTLPTPADRLAAARVLAYEGLSRLKAALGGTPERWRSTIHPSPSSTLTCYELPGNHGYRRGARGVAGGARGGFPGSAGAPP
- the trmFO gene encoding methylenetetrahydrofolate--tRNA-(uracil(54)-C(5))-methyltransferase (FADH(2)-oxidizing) TrmFO, which codes for MSFPEITVIGAGLAGSQAALAAASLGVRARLHEMRPVRMTPAHRSGNFAELVCSNSLGGEGEMQAKGLLQAELRSVGGEILLSADASRLPAGNALAVEREEFSARVTRTVREHPLIEVVEGEIEKVPEGIAVIASGPLTSDALAADLARLTGSERLSFYDAAAPVLAFESIDLDRAWRAGRYDQSADYINCPFTKEEYLRFFGALEQARSHTPHDWEKLDFFEGCMPIEEIARRGVDTPRFGPMSPKGLDDPRTGRWPYAVAQLRQEDREGRLWSLVGFQTGLKWGDQKAVVQLIPGLENAEVVRYGVMHRNTYLNAPEVLDSTLQLRADPAKFVAGVLAGTEGYLESAATGWLAGLNAARLALGGPPLTPPAESMLGGLVRYLASANPRGFQPMNVNWALVPELPAHEPGPNGKVRKLGKREKRPVMFRRGLDAFMGWAREEAGLTVTPPPVPQPAPEAEEKAAPVLR
- a CDS encoding serine/threonine-protein kinase; amino-acid sequence: MEIGATVVERYVLRALLGEGGSARVYRALDTRLDREVAVKVLHPHTSDAERARFLREVRTLARLAHPGVVPVLDLGETREESGAERVFFTMPLLSGGPITALGPLEDAPGPLAHFLTAAAFASRALAYIHAHGIVHRDLTPGNVLLDDARLPRIMDFGLVALSDHTRHLTRSGVTLGTPAYMAPEQARGVGVGPRSDLYALGAVLYRVACGSPPFVGDSDQSVLYQHVYEPPPDPRDLNPAVPDAVASVLLALLAKGQEDRPGSGEALTHLWDLARRDVWTRHARGQYRGGRARTGEHPDGPARVENLREAWSVALPGEVTWPAAVVGEGDLVAVGTRGGQLVLTHASGRPYATYAARDEVTAPATFTGGAVLYGAWDGSLRRVRLEDGSEGWRHQARAEFTGAPTLWGERVLATSRDGHLHALHAASGELAWAYRAAGPVAASPVVWAGAALLCDENGWLHALDARVGTPMWKVEVGTVHATPALAPTGPGEATLVIPTWMGEVHALSLSAASGRAALVQPEPTLWTYDVEDEIWAAPAVTGDLAVVAGWGGTVRALRLADGEDVWTHTLEGRLTASPVVSAGLVFLASEEGELVALDVRSGAVRWSRREREGVQATPLAAGGTLYVAFMNGTLRAYREGTAEVGGRS
- the tatA gene encoding Sec-independent protein translocase subunit TatA/TatB, whose translation is MPNIGPGELLVILLIALLVFGPRKLPELGKSLGAGIREFRRGTQGLKEELEGSFREPSPTQPGAPSQTVVVSAPPQPVQVVTPQAVTPQKATPATEDPQRG